The proteins below are encoded in one region of Kazachstania africana CBS 2517 chromosome 6, complete genome:
- the RFA3 gene encoding Rfa3p (similar to Saccharomyces cerevisiae RFA3 (YJL173C); ancestral locus Anc_1.165), whose protein sequence is MASETPRLDPREISQTHVPVFRLIAQIKSKSSDSILILNSPTVENEMITLDNVRVSSTSINFEIDSWYEFVCRSSDDGETGFLVLDAVPCKLQEGENISINGIVQLQNLSKKFPEIY, encoded by the coding sequence ATGGCCAGTGAGACACCAAGATTAGATCCAAGAGAGATCAGTCAGACACATGTTCCAGTTTTTAGACTGATAGCACAAATTAAATCGAAATCAAGCGATAGcatattgattttaaattCACCAACGGTTGAAAATGAGATGATAACTTTAGATAATGTACGTGTTTCCAGTACGAGTATAAACTTCGAGATTGATTCGTGGTATGAGTTTGTGTGTAGGTCCAGTGATGATGGTGAGACCGGGTTCTTAGTTCTTGATGCTGTGCCATGTAAGTTACAAGAAGGTGAGAATATTAGTATAAATGGTATAGTtcaattacaaaatttatcgaagaaatttcctgaaatttattga
- the QCR8 gene encoding ubiquinol--cytochrome-c reductase subunit 8 (similar to Saccharomyces cerevisiae QCR8 (YJL166W); ancestral locus Anc_1.177) → MGGPEARTYMGWWGHMGSPKQKGITSYAVSPYAQKPLANNLHNAFFNSFRRFKAQVLFVLVPAGLYWYWLKNSREYNAYLYTKAGKEELDRVNA, encoded by the coding sequence ATGGGTGGTCCAGAAGCGAGAACATATATGGGCTGGTGGGGCCATATGGGGTCCCCCAAGCAGAAAGGTATAACGTCATATGCCGTTTCTCCTTATGCACAAAAGCCTCTAGCTAATAATTTACATAATGCCTTCTTCAACAGTTTTAGAAGATTCAAAGCACAAGTTTTGTTTGTGTTAGTACCTGCGGGTCTTTACTGGTACTGGCTGAAGAATTCAAGAGAATATAACGCTTATCTATATACTAAAGCAGGAAAGGAAGAGTTAGATAGGGTTAATGCATAA
- the SET2 gene encoding histone methyltransferase SET2 (similar to Saccharomyces cerevisiae SET2 (YJL168C); ancestral locus Anc_1.170): MSSSSNSPSTVIQAEVRLFLDEEDKTVEALSTFTALDTCTYQNKSLGNSPNEFMDCDCFENIIVDEDGNRHNMSCDENSDCINRLTLIECINELCESSCGENCQNQRFQKKQYADISVFQTEMKGYGVRCNTDLEANEFIYEYIGEVIDEESFRDRLIKYDEMHFKHFYFMMLQNGQFIDATRKGALGRFCNHSCNPNAYVNKWVVNGKLKMGIFSKRKIQKGEEITFDYNVDRYGANAQKCYCGEPNCIGFLGGKTQTDSASLLPQSYADALGVKVSMERKWIKEKKAKGEKIVKSKEGSENINVEFVESLEDLPCETIEDVTRVMSVLLQNENTLIASKLFKRLYLISDESLYYQVIKLHGYKCFTKLLKLFADDIKIEEAIVNFLDNLPKTTKNGIVASQIDTSITMISEKYPSLKGSCSKLLEKWDAYETYTRISKREISELSSASSSTINKIMDFRRVRLPPGWEIIQENGRPMYYNAQQKRKLSEPPDNSGYRSNDFNSRMESKRNKRLRRIDEERERKKRKEYFLEEQNAIERAKKEELEQMKLKMKMETEKRNVLDQIIADANKKKDLEEEKNNDATKKNIKKEPTPKRHTHRYEHHWNKFFASFVPNLVRKYESDVHLTHDHMKECSRDIVKILTSKELKKDPKNMPPEKLNKDKHAKVKSFVKSYMDKFIAKYKQKKQEHRKSSASSSHHLNGSTASAVGQ, from the coding sequence ATGTCATCGAGTTCTAATTCCCCTTCTACCGTGATCCAAGCGGAGGTCCGCCTTTTTCTCGACGAAGAAGACAAGACTGTGGAAGCTTTAAGCACATTTACTGCCTTGGATACATGTACCTACCAGAATAAATCTTTGGGGAATTCACCTAATGAGTTCATGGATTGCGACTGTTTTGAGAATATAATTGTCGATGAGGACGGTAATAGACATAACATGTCCTGTGACGAAAATTCTGATTGTATTAATAGATTAACTTTGATAGAATGTATTAACGAATTGTGTGAGTCTTCATGCGGTGAGAATTGTCAGAATCAGaggtttcaaaaaaaacaatatgCTGATATATCTGTTTTTCAAACTGAAATGAAAGGCTATGGTGTTAGATGTAACACAGATCTTGAAGCTAATGAATTCATCTATGAGTATATCGGTGAAGTTatagatgaagaaagtttTAGAGACAGATTAATAAAATACGATGAAATGCATTTCaaacatttttattttatgaTGTTACAAAATGGTCAGTTTATTGACGCCACTAGAAAAGGTGCTCTAGGAAGATTTTGTAATCATTCTTGTAACCCCAATGCATATGTTAATAAGTGGGTTGTAAAtggtaaattgaaaatgggTATATTTTCTAAGAGGAAGATTCAAAAGGGAGAAGAGATTACCTTTGATTATAACGTTGACAGATATGGTGCTAATGCCCAAAAATGTTACTGTGGAGAGCCAAATTGTATTGGATTTCTTGGCGGTAAGACTCAAACAGACTCTGCATCATTGTTACCGCAAAGTTATGCTGATGCCCTGGGTGTAAAAGTATCTATGGAGAGGAAATGGATCaaggaaaagaaagcaAAAGGTGAAAAGATCGTGAAGAGTAAAGAAGGTAGCGAAAATATCAATGTGGAATTCGTTGAATCATTAGAAGATCTACCTTGTGAAACAATAGAGGATGTTACTAGAGTGATGAGTGTATTACTACAGAATGAAAATACGTTGATTGCATCAAAGCTCTTCAAGAGATTGTATTTGATTTCAGATGAAAGTCTCTATTATCAAGTTATAAAATTACATGGCTATAAATGTTTCACCAAATTACTAAAACTATTTGCGGATGATATCAAAATCGAAGAGGCTATcgtaaattttttggataATCTACCCAAGACAACCAAAAACGGTATAGTAGCGTCACAGATTGATACAAGTATAACTATGATTTCAGAAAAATATCCATCATTGAAAGGCTCATGTAGTAAATTATTAGAGAAATGGGATGCTTACGAAACATACACTAGAATATCAAAAAGGGAAATAAGTGAATTGTCTTCCGCTTCCTCCTCAACtatcaacaaaattatGGATTTCAGAAGAGTCAGACTTCCACCTGGATGGGaaatcattcaagaaaatggcCGTCCTATGTATTATAATGCTCAACAAAAGCGGAAATTAAGCGAACCGCCAGATAATTCTGGATATAGGTCAAACGATTTTAATAGTCGAATGGAAAGTAAGCGCAACAAGAGATTGAGAAGgattgatgaagaaagagaaagaaaaaagagaaaagaatatttcttAGAGGAGCAAAATGCCATAGAGAGggcaaagaaagaagaactagaacaaatgaaactaaaaatgaagatggaaactgaaaagagaaatgtTCTTGACCAAATTATTGCTGACgctaataagaaaaaagatttaGAGGAAGAGAAGAATAATGATGCTACCAAAAAGaacataaaaaaagaaccaACTCCAAAACGTCATACTCATCGTTATGAACACCACTGgaacaaattttttgcaTCATTTGTGCCAAATTTAGTGAGAAAATATGAGTCTGATGTGCACTTGACTCATGATCACATGAAAGAATGTTCTAGAGATATTGTCAAGATATTAACCTCAaaggaattgaaaaaagatccCAAAAATATGCCACCtgagaaattgaacaaaGATAAACATGCAAAAGTGAAAAGCTTTGTCAAATCATACATGGATAAATTCATTGCCAAATACAAGCAGAAAAAACAAGAGCACCGCAAGTCATCAGCCTCATCATCGCATCATTTGAATGGTTCAACTGCAAGTGCTGTCGGACAATAG
- the CPS1 gene encoding Gly-Xaa carboxypeptidase (similar to Saccharomyces cerevisiae CPS1 (YJL172W); ancestral locus Anc_1.166): MQVFVDEKFPEGSLKVRRGYKKVFFSIFATVLLGVHLILSQVHFFENDITIPSYKQPRCGKTEAISPSFDVSVQKILNDPDFKLNSIEKLSKAIQIPTEVHDVNPIPSENPSYYNNFFRFHQYLESTFPLVHKHLKKELVNGVGLLYTWEGKNETQKPVILMAHQDTVPVNNDTLSEWEYPPFSGHYDSETDLIWGRGSNDCKNLLIAEFEAIEQLLEDGFQTERTVILSLGFDEESSGLLGAGTLGPFLHERYGDDGILIIVDEGDGIMEIDDGIFVASPINAEKGYVDVEVTIRGHGGHSSVPPDHTNIGIAAELITLLEKNPFEYRFDLDNPLYNLLTCTAEHSKSISQDLKDVILEAPYDKVKKNLLTEFVSKKPDLRDLIRTTQAIDIINGGVKANALPETVSFLVNHRINLHSSIDYTVERDLNYIKQIAKKYDFGIFYDGKFLKNETKNGYFDIKILKPLAPAPVSPNEGPVWDMLAGTIQDLFQNKIFDKQENNTNQLYVTTGLFSGNTDTKHYWALSKNIYRFIGSIVGASTLKTVHSVNEHIEVEGHLSAIAFVYEFIVNVSEYKES; the protein is encoded by the coding sequence ATGCAGGTATTCGTCGATGAAAAGTTTCCTGAAGGGAGCCTAAAAGTTAGAAGAGGGTACAAGAAAGTATTCTTCTCAATTTTTGCTACAGTGTTACTAGGGGTACATCTCATCTTGTCACAGGTCCattttttcgaaaatgatattactATCCCATCATATAAACAACCACGGTGTGGTAAGACAGAAGCGATTTCTCCATCTTTTGACGTGTCCGTTCAAAAGATTCTAAATGATCcagatttcaaattgaactcgattgaaaaattgtcaaaGGCAATCCAAATTCCTACAGAAGTTCACGATGTTAATCCAATTCCATCAGAAAATCCATCATACTACAACAATTTCTTCCGTTTCcatcaatatttggaatCTACTTTCCCCCTGGTACATaaacatttgaagaaagaattggTTAATGGCGTCGGTTTGCTATATACATGGGAAggtaaaaatgaaactcAAAAACCAGTGATTTTGATGGCTCATCAGGATACTGTCCCAGTAAATAACGATACTTTATCAGAGTGGGAATATCCACCTTTCTCGGGACATTACGATTCAGAAACTGATCTCATTTGGGGTCGTGGGTCAAATGATTGTAAAAACTTATTGATTGCTGAATTTGAAGCTATCGAACAGTTGCTTGAAGACGGCTTCCAAACTGAACGTACAGTTATATTGTCTCTAGGGTTTGACGAAGAATCCAGCGGATTATTGGGTGCTGGTACACTGGGCCCATTCCTTCACGAAAGGTACGGGGACGATGGGATTTTAATTATTGTAGATGAAGGTGACGGTATTATGGAAATTGACGATGGAATTTTCGTAGCTAGTCCAATCAATGCTGAAAAGGGTTACGTAGATGTTGAAGTAACAATAAGGGGCCACGGCGGACATTCTTCTGTTCCTCCAGATCATACCAACATTGGTATTGCCGCAGAATTGATTACTCTATTGGAGAAAAATCCGTTTGAATATCGTTTTGATCTTGATAATCCATTATACAATTTATTGACCTGCACAGCTGAACATTCTAAATCCATTTCTCAGGATTTAAAGGATGTTATCTTGGAAGCACCATATGATAAAGTTAAAAAGAATTTACTAACTGAATTTGTCTCTAAAAAACCTGATCTAAGAGATTTAATTAGAACCACTCAAGccattgatattattaatggAGGTGTCAAGGCTAATGCACTTCCAGAAACCGTTAGTTTCTTGGTCAATCATAGGATCAATCTACATTCTTCTATAGATTATACTGTTGAAAGGGACCTAAACTATATCAAGCAAATAGCTAAAAAGTATGATTTCGGTATATTTTATGATggtaaatttttaaaaaatgaaaccaaaaatggatattttgatataaaaattttaaaaccATTGGCACCAGCACCCGTTTCTCCTAATGAAGGTCCTGTTTGGGATATGCTAGCAGGGACAATTCAAGATCTATTCCAAAATAAGATTTTTGACaagcaagaaaataataccAATCAACTTTACGTTACAACGGGTTTATTCTCTGGAAACACTGATACAAAACACTACTGGGCCTTATcgaaaaatatatacagATTTATTGGTTCAATTGTAGGTGCAAGCACATTGAAAACAGTTCATTCTGTTAATGAACATATTGAAGTTGAAGGTCACCTTTCAGCTATTGCTTTCGTGTATGAATTTATTGTAAATGTAAGTGAGTATAAAGAGTCCTAG
- the KRE9 gene encoding Kre9p (similar to Saccharomyces cerevisiae KRE9 (YJL174W); ancestral locus Anc_1.164): MIVSLYLWSILCVLFADFVSADVQVVSPTKGTTYDSSNSKISFTLSWMDDNAFPTIDDVTQYTFMLCGGKNSDIKCPYEIATGVAPSAITTSSGKYSYAVSFASSVVGDGQYFVQVTAIIGTEGQTIHYSPRFNLEDMTGTTSYTYTDSTQPVGQTQITTGTATTDAGDTSASFSIPYTEQTGKTRYAPMQMQPDTTVTKTTWSRRFATSAVTYYSTFNTVLDCYSTVTPGWNYTMTSGANYATPAPFPSANGGWYDPKSKLSLSLRKLNAKRK; encoded by the coding sequence ATGATCGTTTCGTTGTATTTGTGGTCCATACTGTGCGTCTTGTTCGCTGATTTCGTCAGTGCAGACGTTCAAGTCGTTAGTCCAACGAAAGGTACCACCTACGATTCTTCCAACAGTAAAATCTCATTCACTCTCTCGTGGATGGATGATAATGCATTCCCAACCATAGACGACGTCACCCAATATACTTTTATGTTATGTGGTGGTAAGAACAGTGATATTAAATGTCCATATGAAATTGCAACAGGTGTAGCACCTTCTGCAATCACTACATCTAGTGGGAAATATAGTTATGCCGTTTCATTCGCTTCTTCTGTCGTGGGTGACGGACAGTACTTCGTTCAAGTCACTGCAATCATTGGCACAGAAGGTCAAACTATTCATTACTCCCCAAGATTCAATTTAGAAGATATGACAGGTACCACTTCTTATACATACACCGATTCAACACAACCAGTCGGACAAACGCAAATCACAACAGGTACTGCAACAACAGATGCAGGTGACACGTCTGCTTCTTTCTCCATCCCCTACACTGAACAAACTGGTAAGACAAGATACGCACCAATGCAAATGCAACCAGATACAACAGTAACAAAGACAACTTGGTCTAGAAGATTCGCTACATCCGCAGTGACTTACTATTCCACATTCAATACCGTACTCGATTGTTACTCTACAGTCACACCAGGCTGGAACTATACCATGACTTCAGGAGCAAATTATGCGACTCCCGCACCATTCCCTTCAGCAAACGGCGGTTGGTATGATCCAAAGAGTAAACTATCTCTATCCTTAAGAAAACTTAACgctaaaagaaaatag
- the ASG7 gene encoding Asg7p (similar to Saccharomyces cerevisiae ASG7 (YJL170C); ancestral locus Anc_1.169): protein MQRSSSEMDSLSNYSNSKFLIAPFDEETQIFDCHCQSCMRSEQLKKAFFKFFWIGVIIPIFWIINLGLYFYIQWYLRHDVYHPKLNDEEFPTLFQSELKNKRSLVRLKDESMEDINSINASDELTIVADPVDSRTVHDNDVAKLKTLRFNFLKEAANQVINSHDKMRKYYRTWTLRSILGLTIDIVIIIFVVLLCTKSSQKNKNRNYII from the coding sequence atgcAGCGCTCTAGTTCTGAAATGGACTCTTTGTCTAACTATTcaaattccaaatttttgattgcCCCATTTGATGAGGAAACgcaaatatttgattgtcATTGTCAATCCTGCATGAGAAGTGAGCAGTTAAAAAAagcttttttcaaatttttctggaTAGGTGTTATAATCCCAATATTCTGGATTATCAACCTTGGTTTGTACTTTTATATTCAATGGTATCTCCGTCATGACGTTTATCatccaaaattaaatgatgaagaatttccAACCTTATTTCAGAGCGAGCttaaaaataagagaagCCTGGTAAGGTTAAAAGATGAGAGCATGGAAGATATAAACAGTATCAATGCTAGTGATGAACTGACAATAGTAGCAGACCCTGTAGATTCCAGAACAGTGCATGATAATGATGTTGCTAAACTGAAGACTCTAAGGTTCAACTTCTTGAAGGAAGCCGCTAATCAAGTAATTAATTCGCATGACAAAATGAGAAAATATTACAGAACATGGACTTTGAGGTCGATACTTGGCTTGACGATAGAcattgtaataataatttttgtcGTTTTACTTTGCACAAAAAGTAGTCAAAAGAATAAGAATagaaattatataatatga